One Amorphoplanes digitatis genomic window carries:
- a CDS encoding TrmH family RNA methyltransferase: protein MPALSITDPDDPRIADYRALTDLELRTRWEPPNGLFIAEGELVIQRALRAGYRLRSALVDEKRVDQLSGLPADAPLYSATPGVLESVTGFHVHRGILASFHRRELPTLEQLLAGARRLAVLEGLNTHTNLGALFRSAAALGIDAIVLSPTCADPLYRRAVRVSMGEVFAIPYVKTEDWPQSLAAVRAAGFTLLAMTPAPDAVALQELTAAQRSRPALLLGAEGPGLTREALAASDVRVAIPMHNNVDSLNVATAAAIAFWELTRAETT from the coding sequence GTGCCCGCACTGAGCATCACCGACCCAGACGACCCGCGGATCGCCGACTACCGCGCGCTGACCGACCTGGAGCTGCGTACCCGGTGGGAGCCGCCCAACGGGCTGTTCATCGCCGAGGGCGAGCTGGTCATCCAGCGCGCCCTGCGCGCGGGCTATCGGCTGCGCTCGGCGCTGGTCGACGAGAAGCGCGTCGACCAGCTCAGCGGGCTGCCGGCGGACGCGCCGCTGTACAGCGCGACCCCCGGCGTCCTGGAGTCGGTCACCGGCTTCCACGTCCACCGCGGCATCCTCGCCTCGTTCCACCGCCGCGAACTCCCCACGCTGGAGCAGTTGCTGGCCGGCGCCCGGCGCCTGGCGGTCCTCGAGGGCCTCAACACGCACACGAACCTCGGCGCCCTGTTCCGCAGCGCGGCCGCCCTCGGCATCGACGCGATCGTGCTCTCCCCTACCTGCGCCGACCCGCTCTACCGCCGCGCGGTACGCGTCAGCATGGGCGAGGTCTTCGCCATCCCGTACGTGAAGACGGAAGACTGGCCCCAGTCACTGGCCGCCGTCCGCGCCGCGGGCTTCACCCTCCTCGCGATGACGCCGGCACCGGACGCCGTGGCGTTGCAGGAGTTGACCGCGGCCCAGCGTTCGCGGCCGGCACTGCTACTCGGCGCCGAGGGGCCAGGACTCACCCGCGAGGCGCTCGCGGCCAGCGACGTCCGCGTCGCCATCCCGATGCACAACAACGTCGACTCCCTCAACGTCGCCACCGCCGCCGCCATCGCCTTCTGGGAACTCACCCGCGCCGAGACGACCTGA
- a CDS encoding alpha/beta hydrolase produces MADDIGPQAVMMKLPALLRLTLVTLVLLALLIAALWVLQRRLIYLPDRASPPPASQVLSGARDVTLHTADGLRLTAWLIAPSPGIPDQQTAVLVAPGNAGHRQARAPLAAALSARGLTVLLVDYRGYGGNPGDPSEQGLAHDIRAARTYLVEQAGIRPERLLYYGESLGAAVVTALAAEHPPAGLILRSPFTDLPAAGQEHYPFLPVRLLARDHFPVTDLIRQITAPTLVIYGTADTIVPPAQSLTVAQEAAGRVRVLAVEGADHNDASLRDGDQLVDAIADLAAETT; encoded by the coding sequence ATGGCCGATGACATCGGACCACAAGCCGTCATGATGAAGCTGCCGGCTCTCCTACGCCTGACGCTGGTCACGCTGGTGCTTCTGGCGCTGCTCATCGCCGCTCTCTGGGTGCTGCAACGACGGCTGATATACCTCCCGGACCGGGCCTCGCCACCACCCGCGTCCCAGGTGCTGTCCGGTGCTCGCGACGTCACCCTGCACACCGCTGACGGGCTGCGCCTCACCGCGTGGTTGATCGCGCCTTCGCCCGGCATACCGGACCAGCAGACGGCGGTGCTGGTCGCCCCCGGGAACGCGGGGCACAGGCAGGCCCGGGCTCCCCTCGCCGCGGCTCTGTCCGCTCGGGGTCTCACCGTGCTGCTCGTCGACTACCGCGGCTACGGCGGCAACCCCGGTGATCCCAGCGAGCAAGGCCTGGCCCACGACATCCGCGCGGCACGGACATACCTCGTCGAGCAAGCCGGAATCCGCCCCGAACGGCTCCTCTACTACGGCGAAAGCCTGGGCGCCGCCGTGGTGACCGCGCTGGCGGCAGAACACCCACCGGCAGGACTGATCCTGCGGTCCCCGTTCACCGACCTACCGGCGGCCGGGCAGGAGCACTATCCCTTCCTGCCCGTACGGCTGCTGGCAAGAGACCACTTCCCGGTCACCGACCTCATCCGGCAGATCACCGCACCCACACTCGTCATCTACGGCACCGCCGACACGATTGTCCCGCCGGCCCAGAGCCTGACGGTTGCGCAGGAGGCCGCAGGACGAGTAAGAGTACTCGCCGTCGAGGGTGCTGACCACAACGACGCCTCCCTTCGCGACGGCGACCAACTCGTCGACGCGATCGCGGACCTCGCCGCCGAAACAACCTGA
- a CDS encoding BsuBI/PstI family type II restriction endonuclease — translation MTQSNPSRELPALLEDREAYLERLQAIVPSDLTGTTATANPIAAAAALTLMYTGAIDGQNPVRPLALMRMNEEIAAHRTDDERRAYYAASRSSRGSRAIDDLCAEWGVGSHAWYQTNSREGVRDETFHRWEENGVLLWDRSVPTTSSVGRYSLVGEFAKLLSPVLQGEQLSAEIAEWQSANLTPTGRMRALTRADRAKAGAMVTVTLPGGASRVLNAGSETLAAFLELGAPKIMGDPAVVFISQSGEPVNIVDERLLTTLHLDLKKLGKLPDCLIVDVLSDRFWFVEVVDSDGPVHDERKKAFLAWAVSSGIAQDKCSFLTVFQSRAHSPAKKALPQLALNSTAWYADEPGGILTWSDIGS, via the coding sequence GTGACGCAGAGCAACCCGAGCCGGGAACTTCCAGCCCTTCTTGAGGACCGCGAGGCGTACCTGGAGCGGCTGCAGGCCATCGTGCCGTCGGACCTCACCGGGACTACCGCAACGGCCAACCCGATCGCAGCGGCAGCAGCTTTGACGCTCATGTACACCGGCGCCATCGACGGTCAGAATCCTGTACGGCCGCTCGCCCTCATGCGGATGAACGAGGAGATCGCGGCGCATCGCACAGACGACGAGCGCCGGGCATACTATGCCGCCTCCAGGTCGTCCAGGGGCAGCCGAGCCATTGACGATCTCTGCGCCGAGTGGGGCGTTGGTTCCCACGCCTGGTATCAGACCAACAGCCGCGAGGGCGTCCGCGATGAGACCTTCCACCGCTGGGAGGAGAACGGCGTGCTGCTCTGGGATCGCTCCGTTCCGACCACTTCCAGCGTCGGCCGGTACAGCCTTGTCGGGGAATTCGCCAAGCTTCTGAGCCCGGTCCTTCAAGGTGAACAGCTGAGTGCTGAAATCGCAGAATGGCAGTCGGCCAATCTGACGCCGACAGGTCGCATGCGAGCACTGACGCGGGCGGACCGCGCCAAGGCCGGAGCCATGGTGACGGTGACCTTGCCCGGAGGCGCTTCCCGCGTACTCAACGCCGGAAGCGAGACCCTGGCTGCTTTCCTCGAGCTCGGCGCGCCGAAGATCATGGGTGATCCGGCTGTTGTGTTCATCAGCCAGTCGGGGGAGCCGGTCAACATCGTCGATGAGCGACTGCTCACGACCTTGCATCTTGATCTCAAGAAACTCGGCAAGCTGCCCGACTGCCTCATCGTCGATGTGCTGTCCGACAGATTCTGGTTCGTCGAGGTCGTCGACAGCGATGGCCCTGTCCACGATGAACGGAAGAAGGCGTTTCTGGCGTGGGCCGTGAGCAGCGGAATCGCGCAGGACAAGTGCAGTTTCTTGACCGTTTTCCAATCACGCGCTCACAGTCCTGCCAAGAAGGCGCTCCCACAACTCGCACTCAACAGCACGGCCTGGTATGCCGACGAACCCGGAGGCATCCTGACCTGGTCAGACATTGGAAGCTAG
- a CDS encoding N-6 DNA methylase: MSAEVIDTKRANRAQRAVMAATGAQGLSEASLSVLASVPEWWRRRAQAAGIRSPWGLDVFTAVSAEPPVDMVSLGFASPRDDLHEASCEALTDAYVVSLDAEVRTADGRHYTPPALAAALYERAVADLDEKPGGLVWDPAAGAGALLLPALRDWLSDQATVQPDITLTRVTRCIGGRDLDAAAVWLGSVVLAAELLETWQRVPARRRLPLPALLQLGDGLSAPPQQPQVTILNPPYGRVRLAEKDRATWAHVLAGHANRYQLFLAAAVDHAADAGTVAALIPAGWIGGKYFQLLRKHLASKAPLRQVSYIADRSGVFSTGVLQETVLAVFRRGEAGDVACEQVTMNGTVKSAAIGHGTIPTDTSLPWLLPRSQDDNALVAAAGGMTKRLKDYHWKVSTGPLVWNRHKDQLSAEPRRRSVKIVWAADLDGGKLHQDPLRDKMRWVEMRHDADERTLVLRQPAVLVQRTTAPEQNRRLVATALDAAELEQWGGRVSVENHVNVLRCGTEDSVLTPRLLTALLDSAAVDRLYRCLTGSVAVSAYELSALPLPDAELLRRWAKLDPAVLPAEIDRVYGLVRDAEQPEPGTSSPS, from the coding sequence GTGAGCGCCGAAGTAATCGACACAAAGAGGGCGAACCGCGCGCAGCGTGCGGTCATGGCGGCGACCGGCGCACAGGGTTTGTCGGAAGCGTCCCTGTCGGTCCTGGCCAGCGTGCCTGAGTGGTGGCGTCGGCGAGCGCAAGCAGCGGGGATCCGAAGTCCCTGGGGACTGGATGTCTTCACTGCTGTCAGTGCTGAGCCGCCGGTCGACATGGTGTCTCTGGGATTCGCGTCTCCGCGCGATGACCTTCATGAGGCATCCTGTGAGGCGCTTACGGACGCTTACGTCGTGTCACTTGATGCCGAGGTTCGAACTGCGGATGGCCGGCACTACACCCCACCGGCCCTGGCCGCTGCTCTCTATGAGAGGGCAGTAGCTGATCTGGACGAGAAGCCTGGTGGGCTGGTGTGGGATCCGGCGGCCGGGGCCGGCGCGCTGCTGCTTCCCGCTCTCCGAGACTGGCTGAGTGATCAAGCCACGGTTCAGCCGGACATCACCCTGACACGGGTGACGCGCTGCATCGGGGGACGAGACCTGGACGCGGCCGCGGTATGGCTCGGCAGTGTTGTTCTGGCTGCTGAGCTCCTGGAGACCTGGCAACGAGTGCCGGCTCGGCGGCGACTGCCTCTTCCCGCGCTCCTACAGCTAGGCGATGGGCTGTCCGCCCCGCCGCAGCAGCCTCAAGTAACAATCCTCAACCCCCCATACGGTCGAGTGCGGCTGGCAGAGAAAGATCGCGCCACCTGGGCCCATGTCCTGGCCGGGCATGCGAACCGCTACCAGCTGTTTCTCGCTGCCGCTGTCGACCACGCGGCCGACGCCGGCACCGTGGCAGCGCTCATTCCTGCCGGATGGATCGGCGGCAAGTACTTCCAGCTGTTGCGCAAACACCTGGCCTCGAAGGCGCCGCTGAGGCAGGTCTCGTATATCGCCGATCGAAGCGGCGTCTTCTCAACAGGTGTTCTGCAGGAGACGGTGCTCGCCGTCTTCCGCCGTGGCGAAGCCGGCGATGTCGCATGCGAGCAGGTGACAATGAATGGCACCGTCAAGAGCGCTGCGATCGGGCACGGCACCATCCCCACCGACACGTCACTGCCGTGGCTGTTGCCGCGTTCTCAGGACGACAACGCATTGGTCGCCGCGGCGGGTGGTATGACAAAGCGACTCAAGGACTATCACTGGAAGGTCTCTACGGGTCCGCTCGTATGGAATCGCCACAAGGACCAGCTTTCTGCAGAGCCGAGACGGCGAAGCGTGAAGATCGTTTGGGCGGCAGACCTCGACGGCGGGAAGCTTCACCAAGATCCTTTACGCGACAAGATGCGCTGGGTCGAGATGCGCCACGATGCGGACGAGCGGACGCTGGTGCTGCGGCAGCCGGCGGTACTGGTCCAGCGAACGACTGCTCCCGAGCAGAACCGCCGCCTTGTCGCGACGGCCCTCGACGCCGCGGAGCTTGAGCAGTGGGGCGGACGGGTCTCGGTGGAGAACCATGTCAACGTCCTCAGGTGCGGCACTGAGGACAGCGTCCTGACGCCGCGACTTCTGACGGCATTGCTGGACTCGGCAGCGGTCGATCGTCTCTATCGATGCCTGACGGGTTCGGTGGCCGTGTCGGCGTACGAGCTGTCTGCTCTGCCGTTGCCCGATGCGGAGCTCCTCCGCCGATGGGCCAAGCTGGATCCGGCGGTGCTGCCCGCGGAGATTGATCGCGTATATGGTCTGGTGCGTGACGCAGAGCAACCCGAGCCGGGAACTTCCAGCCCTTCTTGA
- a CDS encoding dihydrofolate reductase family protein codes for MTKVVADISVSLDGYVTGPDPDAEHGLGRGGEALHTWAFSPDPIDREVLAATTDATGAVVMGRHLFDIIDGPHGWNDDVGYGAGLAAKPPVLVVTRRPPDTVRLADRVTFVVDGVRSAVGKATVVADDRDVVVMGGAEVIRGALEAGVLDELRLHLSPVLLGGGTPLFLAGTGPRTLRQIHVRASGTTTHLTYRVD; via the coding sequence ATGACGAAGGTGGTCGCCGACATCTCGGTGTCCCTGGACGGGTACGTGACCGGCCCGGACCCGGACGCGGAGCACGGCCTCGGCCGCGGCGGCGAGGCCCTGCACACCTGGGCCTTCAGCCCCGACCCGATCGACCGTGAGGTACTCGCCGCGACGACGGACGCCACGGGCGCGGTCGTCATGGGCCGCCACCTCTTCGACATCATCGACGGCCCGCACGGCTGGAACGACGACGTCGGCTACGGCGCGGGCCTGGCCGCGAAGCCACCCGTGCTGGTGGTGACCCGCAGGCCGCCCGACACGGTCCGCCTCGCGGATCGGGTGACGTTCGTGGTGGACGGCGTGCGCAGCGCGGTAGGGAAGGCCACCGTGGTGGCCGACGACCGGGATGTCGTGGTGATGGGCGGTGCCGAGGTCATCCGCGGTGCGCTCGAGGCGGGCGTGCTCGACGAGTTGCGGCTGCATCTGTCGCCGGTGCTGCTGGGCGGCGGGACGCCGCTGTTTCTGGCCGGGACCGGCCCACGCACGCTGCGTCAGATCCACGTACGAGCCTCCGGCACCACCACCCACCTGACCTACCGCGTCGACTGA
- a CDS encoding SPFH domain-containing protein → MEVAIGVLVFVIALFAVITLLRSVRIVPQQRHDVVERLGKYKRTLSPGLNLLVPFIDTVRTKVDMRENVVSFPPQPVITSDNLVVSIDTVLYFKVVDPVRATYEIANFLQAIEQLTVTTLRNVIGSLDLERALTSREEINRHLSGVLDETTGRWGVKVTRVEIKAIEPPPSIRDSMEKQMRAERDRRAAILTAEGVKQSQILTAEGDKQSAVLRADGDRQARILTAEGQAKAIRTVFNAIHEANPSQKVLAYQYLQALPQIANGSANKVWIVPTELTKALEGVGGALGGLANMVGDLPSSTVDAGAVEREAAAAAEAAAKEAAAVDAQVRAAEAQVSGDRGPRGLAAPEAVPPAAALGSADYHNTGEPERA, encoded by the coding sequence ATGGAAGTCGCTATCGGTGTGCTCGTCTTCGTGATCGCGCTCTTCGCGGTGATCACCTTGCTCAGGTCGGTCCGGATCGTGCCGCAGCAGCGGCACGACGTCGTGGAGCGCCTCGGCAAGTACAAGCGCACGCTGTCGCCCGGGCTCAACCTGCTGGTGCCGTTCATCGACACGGTACGCACCAAGGTGGACATGCGCGAGAACGTGGTCAGCTTCCCGCCGCAGCCCGTCATCACCTCCGACAACCTCGTGGTCTCGATCGACACGGTGCTCTACTTCAAGGTCGTCGACCCGGTACGCGCCACGTACGAGATCGCGAACTTCCTCCAGGCCATCGAGCAGCTGACCGTCACCACCCTGCGTAACGTCATCGGCTCGCTCGACCTGGAGCGCGCGCTGACCAGCCGCGAGGAGATCAACCGCCACCTGTCCGGCGTGCTCGACGAGACCACCGGCCGATGGGGAGTCAAGGTCACCCGCGTCGAGATCAAGGCGATCGAACCGCCGCCGAGCATCCGCGACTCCATGGAGAAGCAGATGCGCGCCGAGCGCGACCGCCGCGCCGCGATCCTCACGGCCGAGGGTGTCAAGCAGTCCCAGATCCTCACGGCCGAGGGTGACAAGCAGTCGGCGGTGCTGCGCGCCGACGGCGACCGGCAGGCCCGGATCCTCACCGCCGAGGGCCAGGCCAAGGCCATCCGGACCGTCTTCAACGCGATCCACGAGGCCAACCCGAGCCAGAAGGTCCTGGCCTACCAGTACCTGCAGGCCCTGCCGCAGATCGCCAACGGCTCGGCCAACAAGGTCTGGATCGTGCCGACCGAACTCACCAAGGCCCTCGAGGGCGTCGGCGGGGCGCTCGGCGGACTGGCCAACATGGTCGGCGACCTCCCGTCGTCGACGGTCGACGCCGGCGCCGTCGAGCGCGAGGCCGCCGCCGCGGCCGAGGCCGCGGCGAAGGAGGCCGCCGCCGTCGACGCACAGGTACGCGCCGCCGAGGCCCAGGTGTCCGGAGACAGGGGACCCCGGGGCCTGGCCGCGCCCGAGGCCGTGCCGCCGGCCGCGGCGCTCGGCAGCGCCGACTACCACAACACGGGGGAGCCCGAGCGCGCCTGA
- a CDS encoding NfeD family protein, protein MESVLWIVLAVALAVAEAFTATFLIIFFAIGALAAAGAAALGAPLLLQTIVFALVSGLSVAALRPIIMRHQRSAAESGETPFGIEAIEGSQATVLEEVTADHGLVKIDGELWTARSFDGAETYAPGDRVRVIKVKGATAIVWRDDLPNL, encoded by the coding sequence GTGGAAAGCGTCCTCTGGATCGTGCTCGCCGTCGCCCTCGCGGTCGCGGAGGCCTTCACCGCGACCTTTCTGATCATTTTCTTCGCCATTGGTGCCCTCGCGGCGGCCGGCGCGGCGGCGCTCGGCGCCCCGCTGCTCCTCCAGACGATAGTCTTCGCCCTCGTGTCCGGCCTCTCCGTCGCCGCACTTCGGCCGATCATCATGCGGCACCAGCGGTCCGCCGCCGAGTCCGGCGAGACGCCGTTCGGGATCGAGGCGATAGAGGGATCCCAGGCGACCGTGCTGGAGGAAGTCACCGCCGACCACGGGCTCGTGAAGATCGACGGTGAGCTCTGGACCGCGCGCTCCTTCGACGGCGCGGAGACCTACGCGCCGGGCGATCGGGTCCGGGTCATCAAGGTCAAGGGAGCCACCGCGATCGTGTGGCGCGACGACCTGCCCAATCTCTGA
- a CDS encoding serine hydrolase domain-containing protein, whose protein sequence is MSLLPETGRRVTEIAARAQSAGRAPSLALAVVRDRSLLHFTGAGETPPPDTKTQYRIGSITKTMTATMIMQLRDEGGLALDDPLGRHLPDTPLGGLTVRQLLGHVSGLQREPDGPWWERNTGGDVDKLLAELAFDKIAAPPFRTYHYSNLAYGVLGAVLQRVTGEPWAQLLAKRVLDPLGMRRTTYFPVEPFARGYVVHALDGSLHEEPRLDAGAMASAGQLWSTVTDMAKWAAFLADPAPAMLRRATVDEMCTPVAIQDDAWTAGHGLGPELMRVGERIYVGHGGSMPGYVAVIAVHRPSRTGVVAFANSYGLRGTTIRAVGLEALTAVLDAEPPAPQPWRPAPAPQGEAAELCGRWWWMGGEFEVAGDGADLVMSPVGLTGRVPWRFVRESRDRWRGVSGTNTGEVLVASRGPGGEVTQLDIATFVFSRDPMHLA, encoded by the coding sequence GTGTCCCTGCTGCCGGAGACCGGCCGACGCGTCACCGAGATCGCCGCCCGCGCGCAGTCCGCGGGTCGCGCGCCGTCCCTGGCGCTGGCGGTCGTCCGCGACCGATCGCTGCTGCATTTCACCGGCGCGGGCGAGACCCCGCCGCCGGATACGAAGACCCAGTACCGGATCGGCTCGATCACCAAGACGATGACCGCGACCATGATCATGCAGCTGCGCGACGAGGGCGGCCTCGCCCTCGACGACCCGCTGGGCCGGCATCTGCCGGACACCCCGCTCGGCGGGCTCACGGTGCGGCAGCTGCTCGGGCACGTCTCCGGGCTGCAACGCGAGCCGGACGGGCCGTGGTGGGAGCGCAACACCGGCGGCGACGTGGACAAGCTCCTCGCCGAACTCGCGTTCGACAAGATCGCCGCGCCGCCGTTCCGGACCTACCACTACTCCAACCTGGCGTACGGGGTGCTGGGTGCGGTGTTGCAGCGGGTGACCGGGGAGCCCTGGGCGCAGCTGCTCGCCAAGCGGGTGCTGGATCCGCTGGGCATGCGGCGGACCACCTACTTCCCCGTCGAGCCGTTCGCCCGCGGCTACGTGGTGCACGCGCTCGACGGCAGCCTGCACGAGGAGCCGAGGCTGGACGCGGGCGCGATGGCCTCCGCCGGGCAGCTCTGGTCGACGGTCACCGACATGGCGAAGTGGGCCGCGTTCCTGGCCGACCCGGCGCCGGCCATGCTGCGCCGCGCGACCGTCGACGAGATGTGCACGCCGGTGGCGATCCAGGACGACGCCTGGACCGCAGGGCACGGCCTCGGCCCGGAGCTGATGCGCGTCGGCGAGCGGATCTACGTCGGGCACGGCGGCTCCATGCCCGGCTACGTCGCGGTGATCGCGGTGCACCGGCCGAGCCGCACCGGCGTGGTCGCCTTCGCCAACTCGTACGGGCTGCGCGGCACCACCATCCGGGCGGTCGGCCTCGAGGCGCTCACCGCGGTCCTGGACGCCGAGCCGCCCGCCCCGCAGCCGTGGCGCCCGGCGCCCGCACCGCAGGGCGAGGCCGCCGAGCTGTGCGGGCGCTGGTGGTGGATGGGTGGCGAGTTCGAGGTCGCCGGCGACGGCGCGGACCTGGTGATGAGCCCGGTCGGCCTCACCGGACGGGTGCCGTGGCGCTTCGTCCGGGAGTCCCGGGACCGGTGGCGCGGGGTGTCGGGCACCAACACCGGCGAGGTGCTCGTCGCGTCGCGCGGACCGGGCGGCGAGGTCACGCAGCTCGACATCGCCACGTTCGTCTTCAGCCGCGACCCGATGCACCTCGCGTGA
- a CDS encoding DUF3097 domain-containing protein — translation MYGEDVMAGDWRRRKVVPEVDAERDLVVEDADSGFCGAVVGFELGAVVLEDRHGRRRNFPLEPAAFLLDGKVVTLRRPVARPAPVRQRTASGSVAVAGVRAQVAKASRIWVEGVHDAALVERIWGDDLRIEGVVVEPLDGIDDLAGALREFQPARGRRVGVLVDHLVAGSKESRIVAAVKDPNVLVTGHPYVDVWQAVKPERVGLAAWPVIPPGQPWKEGVCRAVGVAEPYEMWRRVLSGVHSYKDVETPLINAMERLIDFVTEPS, via the coding sequence ATGTATGGCGAGGACGTGATGGCGGGGGACTGGCGGCGCCGCAAGGTCGTGCCCGAGGTGGACGCCGAGCGCGATCTGGTGGTCGAGGACGCCGATTCGGGCTTCTGCGGCGCGGTCGTCGGTTTCGAGCTGGGCGCGGTCGTGCTGGAGGACCGGCACGGCCGGCGCCGCAACTTCCCGCTCGAGCCGGCCGCCTTCCTGCTGGACGGCAAGGTGGTGACCCTGCGCCGGCCGGTCGCCCGGCCGGCGCCGGTGCGGCAGCGGACCGCGTCCGGGTCGGTCGCGGTCGCGGGCGTACGCGCACAGGTCGCCAAGGCCAGCCGGATCTGGGTCGAGGGCGTGCACGACGCGGCCCTGGTCGAGCGGATCTGGGGCGACGACCTGCGCATCGAGGGCGTCGTCGTGGAGCCGCTGGACGGCATCGACGACCTCGCCGGCGCCCTCCGGGAGTTCCAGCCGGCCCGCGGGCGCCGGGTCGGTGTGCTCGTCGACCACCTCGTCGCGGGCTCAAAGGAGAGCCGGATCGTCGCCGCGGTCAAGGACCCGAACGTGCTGGTCACCGGGCACCCGTACGTCGATGTGTGGCAGGCGGTGAAGCCGGAGCGGGTGGGACTCGCGGCGTGGCCGGTGATCCCGCCCGGCCAGCCGTGGAAGGAGGGCGTCTGCCGGGCGGTGGGTGTCGCCGAGCCGTACGAGATGTGGCGTCGCGTCCTGAGCGGCGTGCACAGCTACAAGGACGTCGAGACCCCGTTGATCAACGCGATGGAGCGGCTGATCGACTTCGTCACCGAGCCGAGCTGA
- a CDS encoding NUDIX domain-containing protein has protein sequence MPDRYLHCTFCGARFVPGQPWPRRCGACGETSYLNPKPVAVAVQPVGGGLLVVRRGIPPAEKALALPGGYIEVGETWEQAAARELIEETGLAADPDAARLYDTISAPDGTLLVFGLFPALSSADELPPLEATDETLERVVLHGPEPLGFELHTRVANRYFAQVAAGM, from the coding sequence ATGCCTGACAGATACCTGCACTGCACGTTCTGCGGTGCGCGCTTCGTGCCGGGGCAGCCGTGGCCGCGGCGGTGCGGCGCCTGCGGCGAGACGAGCTATCTGAACCCCAAGCCGGTCGCCGTCGCGGTCCAGCCGGTCGGCGGCGGTCTGCTTGTCGTGCGCCGGGGCATCCCGCCGGCCGAGAAGGCGCTGGCCCTGCCGGGCGGCTACATCGAGGTCGGCGAGACCTGGGAGCAGGCGGCGGCCCGCGAGCTGATCGAGGAGACCGGCCTCGCCGCGGATCCCGACGCGGCGAGGCTGTACGACACGATCAGCGCCCCCGACGGCACGCTGCTGGTCTTCGGGCTGTTCCCGGCGCTGTCCTCAGCGGACGAACTGCCACCGCTCGAGGCGACCGACGAGACCCTCGAACGGGTGGTCCTGCACGGGCCCGAGCCGCTGGGCTTCGAGCTGCACACCCGGGTGGCGAACCGCTACTTCGCCCAAGTGGCCGCCGGCATGTAG
- a CDS encoding methyl-accepting chemotaxis protein, whose protein sequence is MFALLDRLPLKARTALALLCFVGFGIGLGLFTSSVAGSVAEGLPAGSDGRADLERLASIALWTPLIVAPIGVILQMSVWFSIVRVLRLNVAVIKAAAAGDLSPRMLVVGKDELGQMATAFNTMMGRFQETVAGIRRAVDEVTTSAGSLQRASGTMTAAADATAGELETVARSAARTSEEVGAIAEGTQQMRHAITEISANTSDVSRMTDDAVTGVSRASGNVTRLQDSSQEINEVLRTINAIAAQTNLLALNATIEAARAGEAGRGFAIVAGEVKELAQATATATEEIARRIEGIQHDTSETVDAVSGFSDIIGQIAAHQVTIAAAVEEQTATTGTMVDGAGLVSAGAEQISLAIGAVSSAADEVRGAAEETHRAVDDLTGTAARLHGLAAVFRS, encoded by the coding sequence ATGTTCGCGCTGCTTGACCGGCTGCCGCTGAAGGCCCGGACCGCCCTTGCCCTACTCTGCTTCGTCGGCTTCGGCATCGGCCTGGGCCTGTTCACCTCCTCGGTGGCCGGCTCGGTCGCCGAGGGGCTGCCCGCCGGTTCCGACGGCCGCGCCGACCTCGAGCGGCTGGCCTCGATAGCGCTCTGGACGCCGCTGATCGTCGCGCCGATCGGGGTGATCCTCCAGATGTCGGTCTGGTTCAGCATCGTCAGGGTGCTGCGCCTGAACGTCGCCGTGATCAAGGCGGCCGCCGCCGGTGACCTCAGCCCGCGCATGCTTGTCGTCGGCAAGGACGAGCTCGGGCAGATGGCCACGGCCTTCAACACGATGATGGGCCGCTTCCAGGAGACCGTCGCCGGCATCCGCCGCGCCGTCGACGAGGTCACCACCTCGGCCGGCAGCCTCCAGCGGGCCAGCGGCACGATGACCGCCGCCGCGGACGCCACCGCCGGCGAGCTGGAGACCGTCGCCCGTTCGGCGGCCCGCACCAGCGAAGAGGTCGGCGCCATCGCCGAGGGCACCCAGCAGATGCGTCACGCGATCACCGAGATCAGCGCGAACACCTCGGACGTCTCCCGGATGACCGACGACGCGGTCACCGGCGTCTCCCGGGCGAGCGGCAACGTGACCCGGCTGCAGGACTCCAGCCAGGAGATCAACGAGGTGCTGCGCACCATCAACGCGATCGCCGCGCAGACCAACCTGCTGGCGCTCAACGCGACGATCGAGGCGGCCCGGGCGGGCGAGGCCGGCCGCGGCTTCGCCATCGTGGCCGGCGAGGTGAAGGAGCTGGCGCAGGCGACCGCGACGGCGACCGAGGAGATCGCCCGGCGGATCGAGGGCATCCAGCACGACACCAGCGAGACCGTCGACGCGGTCAGCGGCTTCTCCGACATCATCGGCCAGATCGCCGCGCACCAGGTGACCATCGCCGCGGCGGTCGAGGAGCAGACCGCGACCACCGGCACGATGGTCGACGGGGCGGGCCTGGTCAGCGCGGGCGCCGAGCAGATCAGCCTGGCGATCGGTGCGGTCAGCTCGGCCGCGGACGAGGTACGCGGCGCGGCGGAGGAGACGCACCGGGCGGTCGACGACCTCACCGGTACGGCGGCCCGCCTGCACGGCCTCGCGGCGGTCTTCCGGTCCTGA